Genomic segment of Myxococcus stipitatus:
TCCAGCCTGGCCGAGCACGCCGAGGGCGCGGAGCGCGAGCAGCTGCTGCGCGACGCCGCGCGGGCCGCCGAGGGCGCGGGCCTGTATGGCCAGTCGCTGACGATGGCGGTGGAGGAGGCGGGCAAGGCGCGGACGGAGGCGGAGCGCGAGGCGGCGGTGGCTCGGGTGGAGGCGCTGGTGGAGGGCCGCGCGGACTTCGTGGACATCGCCCGCGTGGCGGAGGGGCTGCCCTCGTCCAATCCCGCGTGGCCGGTGCTCCACTTCAAGCTGGCGCGCATCTACTACCACCTGCGGGAGTGGACGCGGCTGGAGGAGACGCTGAACCGCTTCCTCGCGGAGGCGCCCCAGAGTCCCTTCGCGCCCCAGGCGCGGGAGCTGCTGGCGCGGGCGACGCGGCGCGTGGAGGCGAAGCCCAGGACGGTGGGCGTGCTGCTGCCCATGACGGGCCGCTTCCAGCCTGTGGGCGAGGCGGTGCTGCGCGGCATCCAGCTGGGGCTGGAGGGCAGCGACATCGAGCTGGTGGTGAAGGACACGCAGGGCGACGTCAACAAGACGGGCCAGGCGATGGAGCAGCTCGCGTTCGACGATGGCGCCATCGCGGTGCTGGGGCCCCTGCTGGGGGATGACTCCAAGCGCGCGGCGCTGGTGGCCGAGGAGCTCCAGGTGCCGCTGCTCACCATGACGCGCCAGGATGGCGTCACGGAGCTGGGCTCGTACGTCTTCCGCAACATGCTGACCAGCACGGCGCAGGCGGACGCCATCGCGGACTACGCCATCAACGTGCGGGGCTACAAGCGCTTCGCCCTGCTGTACCCGAACATCCCCTACGGCGTGGAGCTGGCGGATGCGTTCTGGGACCAGGTCGTGGAGCGCGGCGGCGTGGTGCGCGGCGCGGAGCGCTACTCGCATGACCAGACGACCTTCACCACCGAGGCCAAGAAGCTGGTGGGTCGCTACTACCTGGAGGACCGCGGCGACTACGTCGAGGGCGTGCGCGACCTGCAGGGGGAGAACCTGGATGCGTTCCGCCGCCGCAAGGCGCTGGAGAAGGTGAAGAGCAACGTCGAGCCCATCGTCGACTTCGACGCCATCTTCATGCCGGATGACTGGCGGCGGGTGAGCCTGGTGGCCCCGGCGCTGGCGGTGGAGGACATCGTCACCAACGCGTGCGACGCGAGGGATTTGGAGCGCATCCGCAAGACGACGGGCAAGAAGGAGCTGAAGACGGTGACGCTCTTCGGCACCAACCAGTGGAGCAGCCTGAAGGGGCGCTCGGGGTTGCCGGAGCTGATTGAGCGCGGCGGCAAGTTCGTCACCTGCTCGGTGTACGTGGACGGCTTCTTCGTGGACTCGCAGCGGCCGGCCACGCGCACCTTCGTGCGCAAGTACCGCGAGACGTACAAGCAGGAGACGGGCAAGGACCCGGGCCTGCTGGAGGCCATCGGCTACGACTCCGGGCGCATGCTGCGCCAGCTCGTGGAGAAGAAGGAGGGGGCGCCTCGCACGCGCGCGCAGATGCGTGAGTCGCTGGCCAACCTGAAGGACTTCGACGGCGCCACGGGCCGCACCTCGTTCAACGAGAAGCGCGAGGCCGTGAAGCAGCTGTTCCTGCTCTCCATCGACAACAAGGGCGTCACCGAAATCAACGTGGACCAGGAGCGCGAGAAGGCCGCCACGGGAGGCTCCGGTTCATGAAGTGGGGGACGGGAGTGCTGGCGGCGGGGCTGCTGGCGATGGCGGGCGGGTGCGCGCATCAGTCCGCGGGGCTGTCGGCGGAGACGCAGACGCGGCTCGCCCAGACGCAGGGCGGCTATCTCGCCGGCGCGACGGCGGGCCTGGGCCGGGCGTCGGTGCTCAACAAGACGGACTTCATCTGGGGCCTGGACTTCTCGCCCCGACAGCGGCGCGTGGCGTACACGCGGCTGGGCTCGCGCTCGTACTTCCTCTCCATCTGGTCGCTGGAGTCACCGCCGCGCCTGCTCGCGGACCCGACCGTCAACCCGTATGAGTTCGACGTGGAGGGCGTGGCCTTCTCTCCGGACGGTGGGCGGGTCGCCACCGCGAGCCGCGATGGCGCGGTGCGCGTGTTCGACGCGGCCACGGGTGAGTCGCGAGGCGTGCGCATCACCGAGGAGCCGCTCTCCGTGGTGGCCTTCCACCCCGATGGCCGGTGGCTGGTGGTGGGCAGCGTGAAGGGGCTCATCACCGTGCTGGCGGTGGACGGGCTCGTCCATGCGTCCGAGGAGCGCGGGCATGAGGGGCCGGTGAGCGCGCTGGCCTTCGCGCCGGACGGCACGCTGTACTCGGGCGGCTGGGACAAGCACGTGCGCGCGTGGGATGCGCGGATGGAGGCGGTATCCTCGCATGAGGCGCGCACGCGCTTCGAGCGCACGAGCGGCTCCGCGGTGGTGTCGGGCTCGGTGAACGGCAAGGCCATGGGCAGCTTCGCGCTGGATGCGCGTGTGCCCGCCATCGTCGTCACCAGCGAGGTGGCCTCGGCCGCGGGCATCGACGTGGCGTCGCTGAAGGAGACGGTGGATGTGCCCGGCGCGCTGGGGACCACCCAGGCCCGGCTCGCGCGAGGCCAGTTCCTGCGCTTCAAGTCGCTGGTGGTGCGCGACGTGGACGTGGCGGTGTGCGACGCGTGTGTGCCGCAGGGGCTGCGCGGGGTGCTGGGCGCGCCGTTCTCGCAGCGGGTGGGCGTGGCCTTCGATGAGGTGCACAAGGAGGCCCGCCTTACCCTGACGTCGGGCGCTCCCGAGGGCTCCGCGCCGGTGGAGACGCTGGTGCTGTCGGCGCGCTCGGACTTCACGTTCCCCGCGTACGTCAGCGACGTCACCGTGGACGCGCGCGGGCAGCGGCTGGGCGTGGGGCTCTCCGAGCAGAAGCCGGAGCGGGACCGCGCCGTGTACGAGCGCGAGCGTCAGGGCTTCGAGGAGCCCCAAGGCCCCTTCAACGCGGGCGCGGTGGTGGACGCGGCAACAGGGAAGGTGCTGCACAAGTGGCCGGTGCACCGAGGCGTGGTGTCCACCGCGGCCATCTCTCCGGACGGCCGCTCGCTCATCTCCGGGGGCTGGGACAAGAAGGTGCACCTCTTCACGGAGGGCGAGTCGTCCGCGCGAGGCACCCACTCCTTCGACTGGGCCGTGCGCCGCGTGCGCTTCAGCCCGGATGGCCGCTGGGTGGGGGTAGCGGCGTGGACCCCGCAGGTGGCCAGCAGCTCCGGGGAGAGCGACCCGTCGGCGGTGCTGCTCGACGTGCGCTACGCGGAGGGCGCCACCGTGGTGGCGCCTGGTGCCGCGGCCGCTCAGTAGTTGAAGAAGATGTGCTCGCGGGGGACTCCGCGCTCCTTCAGGGCGTCCAGGACTCCCCGCACCATGTCCGGTTGCCCGCAGACGAAGGCGCGGGCGTTCTGCACGGACTCCTCGCCCAGGTGGGCCTGCACGTAGCCGGTGAGGCCCTGCCAGCCGCTCGCGCCGGGCTGACTGACGGTGCGCACCACCTGGATGTCGCCGCCCTCCCACGCGTGCAGCTCCCCCTGGTACGCGAAGGCGGTGGGGGTGCGCGCGCCAAAGTAGAGCTTCACCCGTCCGAAGGTGTCCCGCTCACGGCGCACGCTGGCGATGAGGGGGCGGATGGCGGAGATGCCGGAGCCGGTGGCGAAGAGCAGCACGTCATGGCCTCGCGCGCGCTCGAGCGGGAAGCCCGCCCCCTCCGGGGCGGTGACCTGGACCTTGGCGCCCAGGGGCAGCCGGATGAGGGCATCGGGCAGCGGGCTGCCGTCCTTGAGGAGGAACTCCCACCGGGTGCCGTGAGGCTCGGGCGCGGAGGCGATGGCGAAGAGGCTCGCCTGAAGCCCGGGCAGGCTCAGGCGGACGTACTGGCCAGGGTGCAGATGGGTCCCCTCGAGCGGGGTGCCCTGGATGTCGAGCACGAGGTCGGTGAGCCCGTCGGCTGCGGGAGAGCGAGATGTGACAACGCCGGAATGCCAGTCGGGCATGGTGATGACGGTTTTAACCCGTGTGCCGGGAGCGTGCTGCCCCTGGTAGCCTGTGGGGGTGAAGAGCCTTCTTTGGATAATCCTGTTCGTGCTCGGCCTGGCCGGCGTGCTCATTCCGCTGACGTATCTCTATACGGCGAGCAAGCTTCCCCAGTTGGAGAGTGAGTTCGACGTCGAAAAGCTGCTCAAGCACAGCATCGAAGGGGAGCGGATGAGTCTCCGCGCCGGGCAATCCGAGCGCAACCCCCGCCCCGTCACCTTCAACCGCCCGGACTTCTCGCGGCTCCCGAAGGACCTGGTGGCGCTGTACATCCGGCACATGGACTGCCCGCGCTACTTCCAGACGCCGCGCGAGGACGGGACGGCGTGGGCGTGGCGCCTGTTCGTGGGCGCGACGGTGGGCTCGTCTCCTCCGGGAGAGGGCGCCTGTGAGCGGCTCCTGGCCATGCGCATCGCGGAGGGCCTGGGCATCAAGGGCAACCTCCAGCTCACCGTGGCCGCGCACCGGCTGCACGCCTTCATGCAGAAGGACCAGCTCGTCGCGTACGACATGGCCATCCTCTACTTCGAGCGCGGCGTCGTGGGCGTCGAGGACGCGGCCTTCACGCTCTTCAAGAAGGAGCTCAACGAGCTTCAGCTCCCGGAGCTGGCGGAGCTCCAGCTCGCGCTGCCGCCGTTCTACCGGTACTGGGACATCCGCCAGTGCAAGAACCCCACGGTGCTGCGGCAGGACCGGGACACGCTGCTGGCGGACCTCGCGGGCTGGAAGCTGGTGAGCGAGGACCGGGCTCGCAACGCGACGTCCCAGCGGCTGGGCTGCCTGGAGTAGCGCTCAGCGCTTGAGGAACATCTTCTTCAAGCCGTCGAACTTCCGGCTGAGCTGACGCTGCTCCTCGGTGTCGCTGGAGAGCTCGACCTCGGTCCGGGTCTTCTCCAGCATCTTCAGCATCGTGTCGGGGCTGGTCACCCGGTCCTGCGCGATGAGGTCGGGTGTCGCTTCAATCAGCGCGTCGATGCGCTTGAGGAGCTGCCGCTTCTCCGAGGAGTCCCGGCCCTCCGCGCGCTTGGCGGCGGAGACAGTCCGAGCCTGGGACCCGGTCTCCTTCGTGTCCGCGTTGGCCAGGGCGCCGCCCCCCAGCTTCTCGGGGAGGGACGGGCGCTCCTTCGGCGCCGGGGCCGTCTCTGTCGGCTCGTCCGGGGAGGCCTGCTCCGTGGAGGGCGGCTCCTTCGTGTCCACCACGGCCGTGATGGCCTCACCCTTGTCGACAGGCGCGGGAGGCGGAGCGGGGCGCGGGGCGGGAGGTTCGGCCTGGGGCTCGGAGATGGGCGGTGACTCGCGGGTCGCGGTGAGCGGCACGGCGCGCGCGGGCTCTCGGAAGACCAGGGCCACGGCTCCCGCGAGCATCAGGGCGCCGGCGCCCATGGCGATGGCGATGGGCAGGTGCCTGCGCGGAGGCGGAGGGGTGGGCGCGGAGGTCTGCTCGGGCGCCTTCGCGCTCAGCTCGGGAGGCACCGCCACGGGAGTGGTGGGGCGGCGCGAGGACGCGTCGTCCGACACCCGTGGCTTCTCGTGCATCGGCGAGAGTGCGCTGGGGTTGGAGCGCGTGGCGCGCAGGGAGCGGCGCAGCTTGTTGAGCTGCTGGCGCAAGGGGTCCGCGGAGTTGGGGCGCGCCTCCGGGTCCTTGGTGAGCATCTGGAGGATGAAGGCGTCCAGCGCGGGCGGCAGGTCGGGCACGAACTCCGACGGCCTGGGAGGCCGCGCCTCCACGTGCTTCATCAGCAGGTCCACCGGCGAGGTCCCGGTGAAGGGCAGCCGGCCCGTCACCATCTCGAAGGTGACGACGCCCAGCGCGTAGAGGTCCGTCATGGGACCGACTTCCTGGCCACGCGCCTGCTCCGGAGCCATGTACTCCGGCGTGCCCACGACCATGTCCGTGCGCGTCTGCGCGGTGCGGCCGGTGGGGCCCTGGCCTCGCTTGGCCAGACCGAAGTCGAGCACCTTCACGTAGCGCGAGCCGTCCGGCTGTCGCACGAGGAAGATGTTGCTGGGCTTGAGGTCCCGGTGCACGACGCCGGCGCCGTGGGCGGCGGCCAGCGCGGCGAGCACCTCGTCGAGGATGGGAAGGGCTTCGTCCAGGGGGAGCCGGTTCTTCTCCACGAGCACGGCGTCGAGCGGCTGGCCCTCCAGGTACTCCATGACGATGTACTGCCGGCCGTCGGGCACTTGGCCGAAGCCGAAGATGTCGATGATGCCGCGGTGGCGGATGGCGTTCACCGCGCGGGCCTCGGCGAGGAGGCGCTCCACCTGCTCGGTGGAGTGGGCGAGCTCCGGACGGAGCACCTTCACCGCCACGCGCTTGCCGATGAGGGGTTGGATGCCCTCGTACACCAGCCCCATTCCACCCACGCCGATGCGGGCGCGCAGCTCGTACTCACCGAGCTTCAGGCCGATGAGCGGATCCTTCAGGACCTCTGCTTGGGCCTCCAGGGTGCTCTGCACGATGACCTTCGGCTCGTCGGCCACCGGCGATGCCGGAACCGGCGGTGGGACATGGAACGCTGCGAGTGCCACGGTGCCGTCCCTCGGGCACACACCAGTGCTTGCGGGGACGGGAAGACCACAGGTTTCACAGTTCAACTCGGAAGCCATCTCGCGCCAGGAGGAAGGGTCAGCGTAACAAGACGAGGTGATTGACGCGATGTGGTTGGGACCCGAGTGCAGGGTGAGCGTTCAGGCGTTGCTCACCCCACGTGGACTGCTTGTCTCCCAGCGTCGGACAGCCGACGGATGAGTCTACCTAGGGGATGGGGGTGCAGGAAAAACTGCGCTCGGAAATGCCGCTGGAGCCGCGCTGCGAGGTGCTCTCGCCGCCCAGACCCCCCGGGCCCGCGTCGATGATGACGCCGCCGTCCAGGGTCACCTGTGAGTCTGGCGCGCACCAGATGCCCACGGAGGGGCCACCCGCACCACCGCCGCCACGACCCCCTTGGCCACCGGGGCCGCCTGGGCCGCCAGGGCCTCCAGATCCACCATGGGTCCCAAGGTCAGCCCCCCCATCCACAAGCTTGGAGGCGAAAACGGAGCCCGTGACGCCAGGGCCACCCACTCCTCCGTCACCTCCTGCTCCTCCCCGCCCTCCCGCTCCTCCGATGCCTCCCCCATGTGTGGCAATGCGAGAGCCCGTCTCCACGGTCACGTGGGATTGGAACAACAGCAATCCAATGGATGCTCCTCCTCCATGCCCTCCCGTTCCTCCTTCTCCTCCGCAGCCTCCCGCACCGCCGCCGCCGCCAGCCCCGCCGGCAGAGACATTGACGGCCTCGGAGGGCGCCACGAGGCAAGAGCCCCCACTTCCACCTCCACCCCCGCCCCCACCCGCTGAGCCCAGCAGGCCGACCTGTCCTTGCATGTCAGGGGTGACCACCCAGGTTGATGAGTCCAGCGCGCCGGTTCCCGCTCCCCCCGCGCCTGACTGGCCTGTGGCGCCTGTGGTGCCTGTGCCTCCCTCGGCGCCAGCTTGCGATCCGAGTGTGGCAACGCAACTACATGAGCCACTCGAGCAATCAACGATGATTGCATCTCCACCTCGCCCGCCGTTTCCTCCCGAAACGCTACCCAAAGGAGGGGTGGGCTGGCCCACGCCGCCATCATTCCCTCCGCGATGGGTCACCCCAGAAGCCCCTGTGCCTCCGGCGTTGCCGTCACCCAGTGGGCAGATGCGAGTGCCGCCGACTCCTCCGGCGACTGGAATCTCTGGCTGAACGAACGGAGTCGTTTGGCCTGCTCCGCCTGGAATGCCAGGACTGCCTGTCGAGCCTTCCTTGCCCGGCCCACCGCGCCCCGCCTCGAGGATGGTGTGCCGCAAGCGCACGTTCGACGAATCGATGACCCGCATCGCGATGGACGGTTGCCCGTTCTCCACCGCATCCGCCGACCGGACATGCAGGTACTCCAACACCACGCCTGAATCCGTCGGAACGCGAACCGTGAACGCGGTGGGGCCACTGCTGTCCACGAGAGCAAGCTGTGTTCCCGCGCGCCTCCATCCCGCATCCGCACCGGCGTAACCACCATGCAGGGACACGGGCACATCCAGCTCCACGTGCCCCTCGGCATACGTGCCACCGGCGAGGAAGATGCGCGTGGGCGCGCTGCCCCCATCCCACTGCCGCAGCCGTGTCAGCGCCGCGCTCAACGAGCGCAGCGGCGCCTCCCGCGTCCCCGTGCCGGAGCTGTCATCACCATTCACCGGGTCGACGAAGAACCCCGCGCTGGCCCGGCCATCGATGCCGTCGCAGTCCGTGTCCTTGAACTCATCATCCGGAAAATCCTCGCCCGAGGACGACGGGACACAGCCCGCGTCCTCCGGCACGGCCAGCTCACATCGTCCCTGCTCGCGGCAGCGCTTCTGTGCCGCATCGAAGTCGTAGCAACCACCCCCGGCGAGCACCGCTGAGATCGCCACACCGGCCGCGCCGAGCGTCCAAATCTTCCGCATCTGTTCCCTCGAGCTCATGGCCACGTCCCGGACAGGCCCACCAGGGCGCCACCCGAAGTCGCGGCGGCGGTGGGGACAACGTTCGCGGGTGGGTCTTCGGGCCACAGGAACATCACCGCGCCAGCGACAAGACCCGCGGCGCCCAACCCGAACGCCACGCGGCTCACGGTCTGCGCCTGCTTCCCGGAGGACACCAGCGCCTCCGAGTCCTTCACCGGAATATCCGAGCCACCCTTGTCCAGCGTGTCAAAGCGGTCCTTGGCCTTCAGGTAGAAGACAGTCCCCACTCCCGCCAGCGCCACACCTCCCGCTGCGGGCAGCCACGCCCACTTGCGCAGCGACGACGGCGCCGAGGCCACGTTCTCCACGGGGCGCACCGGCACGAGCGGGTCCGGGTCCTGCGTCACGGGCCCCTTCCCGGGAGTCACAGGCTCCTTCGGCCGCGTCACTCGCGTCGGCGGGGGCACATCGTCGATGGGAGGCGGAGGCGGCAGTCCCCGCACCGCGCGCAGCGTTGCGGGCACCACCGTGTCCAACAGCTGCGTCAACGTATCCAGCAGCCGGTCCTCGACCGCGTCCGCCGCGAACTTCTCGGAGACGAGCGAGCCATCCTTCGCCGCGTACGTGCGCACCCCCGCGCGATAACCCGAGGCCGGCTGGCCCAGCTCCACCACCAGGATGACCTCCGCCTTGCTGACCGTCCCCAGCCACTGCAGACACGGCGCCTCCGTGCGCTTGCAGCGCAGCAGCGCGCGGCGACGGGTGGCGGGCAGCTTGCGGACGACGTTCTCGATGCGGATGACGCGCAGCCCGCGGGCCTCCAGCTGGTCCGCCACGTGCTCCTGCGCGAACTCGACGACGTGCGCGGGGACTCCCGTTGCGTCTGGTGGGGCGATCAACACGCTCATCGGCCCCTGCGGCTGGGGAGCAGCGGGCGCCTGGGTGAGCACGGTGAGAACGGCGACAAGGGAGATCAACACGCAAACACTTTCCCCCTGACTAGACCTCCTCGCAAGGCCGGGAATCAGGGGCTTCTCACCTCGGGTCGCGATGCGGTTGCTCCGGGTGCGTGCGGTGGGAGCTGACCCCACTCGTTGGGTAGGCTCACGGTGTCACGCCGGGCGAACATCCGGCCGGCTCAGCGACGAGGGCGCTCCGACGGGGCGGGGCGGATTTGGGTCTTCTCCGGGCTCCCGGTGTCCCCGTCCTCATCCTCGTCGGCGGGAGCGGGCGGCGGCCTCCGGGGCGGAGCAGCAGTGGGACGCGCGACGGCGGGCGCGGGCCGGGCCGGAGGCGGCGCCGGGCGGCGAGGCGGGGGAGGACGACCCGCGTCGGTGAGCAGCTCCTCGTCCACCTCCACCTTGGCCTCGGAGGGCATTCCGTCCGAGCCCCCCGCGAAGGGATTGCGCGTGGGCGGCGGCGTCATGTCGTCATCGCCCGACTCGGGAGGGGGCGGCGGTCGCTGGGTGATGGCGGGCCGCGCCGCGGCATGGCCGGCGGGAGGTGTCGCCGTCGCGGCGGGCCGGGCCGCGGGCGTCGCGGAGGGCTTGGACATGGACGCCGGGAGGCTCGCGGGCACCTGCACCTGGGCGGGAGCCGGAGCGGCCTTGGCCGCCTTGGCGTCGCGGGCGTCCTGCTTCAGCTTCTGCTCGAACTGGGCCCACTCCTGCTTGAAGTGCGCGGGGTCCGGGCGTCCCTCCTCGCGGTGCTTGAGCGAGGGCGCCCAGCGCACGGTGTATGCCTCACCCGCGTGGAAGGTGGGCGGGGGCGGCAGTCCGTAGGTGGCCGGGTCGAAGAACGAGTCGTCCAGGTCGGTGAAGCCATACGCCTTCGCCTTGGAGACGAAGTTGGGGATGATTCCCGTGGGCGCGTGGTAGCCGATGATGTGGTCGTCCTCGTCCTTGGTGACGGGCGTGAAGACGAAGATGTCCTGGGTGCGGTAGTCGCCCTTCTCGTTGAGGGGCAGCACCTCCGAGAGGGCAATCGTCTTGCGGCTGCCGTCGTGGAGGCGCTCGCAGCAGATGATGAAGTTGATGGCGCTGGCCACCTGGGCGCGGATGGCGACCATGGGCAGCTCGACGCCGGACATGAGGCACAGGGACTCGATGCGGCGCAGCGTGTCCGTGGGCGTGTTGGCGTGGGTCGTGGCCAGCGAGCCGCCGTGGCCCGTGTTCATGGCCTGCATGAGGTGGAAGGCCTCGCCGCCGCGCACCTCGCCGACCACGATGCGGTCGGGGCGCAGACGCAGCGCGGAGTGCAGCAGGTCTCCCATGTCCACGCCGCCCTTGCCGAACTTGTCGGGCGGGCGGCTCTCGAAGGCGACGACGTGGGTCTGGTTGAGCTGGAGCTCGGCCGAGTCCTCGATGGTGAGGATGCGCTCCTCGTCGGGGATGAGCGACGAGACGATGTTGAGCAGCGTCGTCTTTCCGGAGCCCGTGCCGCCGGCCACCAGCATGTTGAGCTTGGTGGCGATGCCCGCCTCGATGAGCCGGGCCATCTGCGGCGTCAGCGAGCCGAACTTCAGCAGGGACTGGACGGTCAGCTTCTCCTTGAAGAACTTGCGGATGGAAATGGTGGTGCCGCGCCGGGCGATGGGCGGAATCACCACGTGGATACGACTGCCATCCGGAAGCCGGGCGTCCAGGCGGGGGCGCTCGTCGGTGAGCATGCGGCCGACGAACTGGGCCATGTTGCGCGCGGCGCCGATGAGCCCTTCCTCGGTGAAGGCCGCGTCCGTCTTCGTCAGACGGCCCTTGCGCTCGATCCACACGTCCGTGGGACCGTTGATCATGATCTCCGACACCGACTCGTCGTCCAGATAGGGCAGGACGGGCTTGAGGAAGGCGCGGAGTGACTCGGTGTACATCGTCATGGCGCCGCACAGGCTAGCGCGGCCTGTGCCTTCCCCCCAAGAACCCGTCCCACCTGAGTGCTTCCCGAGGGCCGCTGCCCCCTGGGCAGGCAGGTGAAAGAGGTGGGCCACACGCGCGGGGAGTGTTTCAATGCGCCCGATTCCGGGCCGGGGAGAGACGCCATGTTGCAGGACGGGTTGCCGAAGGATTGGAGGCAGGTGCTGGGCGCCGCGCTGGACTCGCCGTCGTTCCAGGAGCTGGAGCGCTTCGTGGAGGCCGAGCGCAAGTCCGCCACCGTCTTCCCCTCGAAGGAGGACCTGTTCTCCGCCTTCCGGCTGACGCCCTACGCCGACGTGAAGGTGCTGCTCCTGGGGCAGGACCCGTACCACGGGCCGGGACAGGCCCATGGCCTGGCGTTCTCGGTGCAGCCCGGGGTGACGCCGCCGCCCTCGCTGGTGAACATCTTCAAGGAGCTGGAGACGGACGTGAAGGAGCCCCGTCCCAAGACGGGCTCGCTGATTCCGTGGGCGGAGCAGGGCGTGCTGCTGCTCAACGCGGTGCTGACGGTGCGGCAGGCGGAGCCCAACAGCCACGCGGGGCACGGCTGGGAGGACTTCACGGACGCGGTCATCCGCGCGGTGAGCGCCAAGGAGGACCCCGTGGTGTTCCTCCTGTGGGGCAAGTACGCGCAGAAGAAGAAGAAGCTCATCGATGCGAAGCGCCACGTCGTCATCGAGGGCACGCACCCGTCACCGCTGTCGGCCAAGAACGGCTTCTTCGGCAGTCGGCCGTTCAGCACGGTGAACCAGGCCCTGGAGTCGAAGGGCCGCGCGCCCGTGGACTGGCGCCTGTCGCGGTGACACGCGGTCGCCGGGCCGGCCGCTTCGGACCGGCCCCCGCTCACGGGGCGGCTTGATACGGTGCGGCGCGACATGACCGCCGCCTTCCTCGCCGCCACCACGCCCGAACCGCTCGAGCCCCATCGCTACCTCATCCGCTTCACCGCCCCCTGGTACCAGGGGCGCGGGGCCTACGGGGGCGTCGTCGCGGGCACCGCCCTG
This window contains:
- a CDS encoding penicillin-binding protein activator — its product is MEVLPTLRRSLLVALALLLTACPRPSRIPAGGTTGEDVPTGDPFPKRPAVEARKDASADAALAEARRTAQSSPDKKKAAEAYLSVRKAYPATTAGQDALYQAGVLFFESRDYANARKSFNELLFENPLYGKADDAKRKLALSAMEVGAYRDAYQTLSSLAEHAEGAEREQLLRDAARAAEGAGLYGQSLTMAVEEAGKARTEAEREAAVARVEALVEGRADFVDIARVAEGLPSSNPAWPVLHFKLARIYYHLREWTRLEETLNRFLAEAPQSPFAPQARELLARATRRVEAKPRTVGVLLPMTGRFQPVGEAVLRGIQLGLEGSDIELVVKDTQGDVNKTGQAMEQLAFDDGAIAVLGPLLGDDSKRAALVAEELQVPLLTMTRQDGVTELGSYVFRNMLTSTAQADAIADYAINVRGYKRFALLYPNIPYGVELADAFWDQVVERGGVVRGAERYSHDQTTFTTEAKKLVGRYYLEDRGDYVEGVRDLQGENLDAFRRRKALEKVKSNVEPIVDFDAIFMPDDWRRVSLVAPALAVEDIVTNACDARDLERIRKTTGKKELKTVTLFGTNQWSSLKGRSGLPELIERGGKFVTCSVYVDGFFVDSQRPATRTFVRKYRETYKQETGKDPGLLEAIGYDSGRMLRQLVEKKEGAPRTRAQMRESLANLKDFDGATGRTSFNEKREAVKQLFLLSIDNKGVTEINVDQEREKAATGGSGS
- a CDS encoding WD40 repeat domain-containing protein, with product MKWGTGVLAAGLLAMAGGCAHQSAGLSAETQTRLAQTQGGYLAGATAGLGRASVLNKTDFIWGLDFSPRQRRVAYTRLGSRSYFLSIWSLESPPRLLADPTVNPYEFDVEGVAFSPDGGRVATASRDGAVRVFDAATGESRGVRITEEPLSVVAFHPDGRWLVVGSVKGLITVLAVDGLVHASEERGHEGPVSALAFAPDGTLYSGGWDKHVRAWDARMEAVSSHEARTRFERTSGSAVVSGSVNGKAMGSFALDARVPAIVVTSEVASAAGIDVASLKETVDVPGALGTTQARLARGQFLRFKSLVVRDVDVAVCDACVPQGLRGVLGAPFSQRVGVAFDEVHKEARLTLTSGAPEGSAPVETLVLSARSDFTFPAYVSDVTVDARGQRLGVGLSEQKPERDRAVYERERQGFEEPQGPFNAGAVVDAATGKVLHKWPVHRGVVSTAAISPDGRSLISGGWDKKVHLFTEGESSARGTHSFDWAVRRVRFSPDGRWVGVAAWTPQVASSSGESDPSAVLLDVRYAEGATVVAPGAAAAQ
- a CDS encoding NAD-binding oxidoreductase, which produces MPDWHSGVVTSRSPAADGLTDLVLDIQGTPLEGTHLHPGQYVRLSLPGLQASLFAIASAPEPHGTRWEFLLKDGSPLPDALIRLPLGAKVQVTAPEGAGFPLERARGHDVLLFATGSGISAIRPLIASVRRERDTFGRVKLYFGARTPTAFAYQGELHAWEGGDIQVVRTVSQPGASGWQGLTGYVQAHLGEESVQNARAFVCGQPDMVRGVLDALKERGVPREHIFFNY
- a CDS encoding transglycosylase domain-containing protein; translation: MKSLLWIILFVLGLAGVLIPLTYLYTASKLPQLESEFDVEKLLKHSIEGERMSLRAGQSERNPRPVTFNRPDFSRLPKDLVALYIRHMDCPRYFQTPREDGTAWAWRLFVGATVGSSPPGEGACERLLAMRIAEGLGIKGNLQLTVAAHRLHAFMQKDQLVAYDMAILYFERGVVGVEDAAFTLFKKELNELQLPELAELQLALPPFYRYWDIRQCKNPTVLRQDRDTLLADLAGWKLVSEDRARNATSQRLGCLE
- a CDS encoding protein kinase domain-containing protein; the protein is MALAAFHVPPPVPASPVADEPKVIVQSTLEAQAEVLKDPLIGLKLGEYELRARIGVGGMGLVYEGIQPLIGKRVAVKVLRPELAHSTEQVERLLAEARAVNAIRHRGIIDIFGFGQVPDGRQYIVMEYLEGQPLDAVLVEKNRLPLDEALPILDEVLAALAAAHGAGVVHRDLKPSNIFLVRQPDGSRYVKVLDFGLAKRGQGPTGRTAQTRTDMVVGTPEYMAPEQARGQEVGPMTDLYALGVVTFEMVTGRLPFTGTSPVDLLMKHVEARPPRPSEFVPDLPPALDAFILQMLTKDPEARPNSADPLRQQLNKLRRSLRATRSNPSALSPMHEKPRVSDDASSRRPTTPVAVPPELSAKAPEQTSAPTPPPPRRHLPIAIAMGAGALMLAGAVALVFREPARAVPLTATRESPPISEPQAEPPAPRPAPPPAPVDKGEAITAVVDTKEPPSTEQASPDEPTETAPAPKERPSLPEKLGGGALANADTKETGSQARTVSAAKRAEGRDSSEKRQLLKRIDALIEATPDLIAQDRVTSPDTMLKMLEKTRTEVELSSDTEEQRQLSRKFDGLKKMFLKR
- a CDS encoding CpaF family protein; translation: MTMYTESLRAFLKPVLPYLDDESVSEIMINGPTDVWIERKGRLTKTDAAFTEEGLIGAARNMAQFVGRMLTDERPRLDARLPDGSRIHVVIPPIARRGTTISIRKFFKEKLTVQSLLKFGSLTPQMARLIEAGIATKLNMLVAGGTGSGKTTLLNIVSSLIPDEERILTIEDSAELQLNQTHVVAFESRPPDKFGKGGVDMGDLLHSALRLRPDRIVVGEVRGGEAFHLMQAMNTGHGGSLATTHANTPTDTLRRIESLCLMSGVELPMVAIRAQVASAINFIICCERLHDGSRKTIALSEVLPLNEKGDYRTQDIFVFTPVTKDEDDHIIGYHAPTGIIPNFVSKAKAYGFTDLDDSFFDPATYGLPPPPTFHAGEAYTVRWAPSLKHREEGRPDPAHFKQEWAQFEQKLKQDARDAKAAKAAPAPAQVQVPASLPASMSKPSATPAARPAATATPPAGHAAARPAITQRPPPPPESGDDDMTPPPTRNPFAGGSDGMPSEAKVEVDEELLTDAGRPPPPRRPAPPPARPAPAVARPTAAPPRRPPPAPADEDEDGDTGSPEKTQIRPAPSERPRR
- a CDS encoding uracil-DNA glycosylase: MLQDGLPKDWRQVLGAALDSPSFQELERFVEAERKSATVFPSKEDLFSAFRLTPYADVKVLLLGQDPYHGPGQAHGLAFSVQPGVTPPPSLVNIFKELETDVKEPRPKTGSLIPWAEQGVLLLNAVLTVRQAEPNSHAGHGWEDFTDAVIRAVSAKEDPVVFLLWGKYAQKKKKLIDAKRHVVIEGTHPSPLSAKNGFFGSRPFSTVNQALESKGRAPVDWRLSR